One genomic region from Arthrobacter sp. YN encodes:
- a CDS encoding DUF4232 domain-containing protein, with protein sequence MWTQRIKTGLVTTTAAASLLLLAACGPSPSPAESSSAPPTSSTPSASSTPSSPSATATTTPSPSATSAAPADATLCKAASLTAATDSTGGGAAGSIYEKLILTNSGTTPCILEGFAGVSLTADANGEPIGEPATRETTTPVTKIELAAGKSAWAEIRYTQAGNYGDCTKVPAAGFRIYPPNDTASLFVAEPHDACSNAGIKLLTITAFQAV encoded by the coding sequence ATGTGGACTCAGCGCATTAAAACCGGACTTGTGACGACGACGGCAGCCGCTTCACTGCTGCTCCTGGCAGCCTGCGGGCCAAGCCCCAGCCCGGCGGAAAGCAGCAGTGCCCCGCCCACTTCTTCAACTCCGTCGGCCTCGTCGACCCCCAGCTCACCTTCGGCAACGGCCACAACGACCCCATCGCCGTCGGCGACGTCGGCTGCTCCGGCAGATGCCACCCTGTGCAAAGCAGCGTCCCTGACAGCTGCTACCGATTCAACCGGCGGCGGAGCAGCAGGCAGCATCTACGAGAAGCTGATCTTGACGAACTCCGGCACCACACCCTGCATCCTGGAGGGCTTCGCAGGTGTCTCACTGACCGCCGATGCCAATGGTGAACCGATCGGCGAGCCGGCAACCCGCGAAACCACCACCCCGGTCACCAAGATCGAACTGGCCGCGGGCAAGTCGGCGTGGGCCGAAATCCGCTACACGCAGGCCGGTAACTACGGCGATTGCACCAAGGTCCCCGCTGCCGGTTTCCGTATCTACCCGCCGAACGACACAGCATCGCTGTTCGTCGCTGAGCCGCATGATGCGTGCAGCAACGCCGGTATCAAGCTCCTGACCATCACCGCATTCCAGGCAGTCTGA
- a CDS encoding Lhr family ATP-dependent helicase, whose protein sequence is MQEPQASDGAISRFTQATREWFLGAFSEPTPAQDGAWNAISSGSHALVVAPTGSGKTLAAFLWALDRLHSSPTDTLPGLETVPANGKGRTKRPKTKTRVLYISPLKALGVDVERNLRAPLIGITQTAKRLGLPAPLVTVGVRSGDTTAADRRTLLTNPPDILITTPESLFLMLTSRARETLSEVDTIIIDEVHAVAGTKRGAHLAVSLERLDALLPKPAQRIGLSATVQPRELVAQFLAGQAPVEIVAPPSKKNWNLTVTVPVEDMSDLQGAAGAFDSGPASGLQPQASIWPHVEEQIVDLVLSKQSTIVFANSRRLSERLTARLNEIYAERQLMAVGGGEWAAPEDSPGASGSIAPASTVPASTATPAHMMAQAGSTTGADPVLARAHHGSVSKDQRAMIEDDLKSGRLRCVVATSSLELGIDMGAVDLVIQVESPPSVASGLQRVGRAGHQVGEISEGVLFPKHRADLLHTSVTVERMLSGQIERLSIPTNPLDILAQQTVAATALGSIDVEDWFSTVRRSAPFASLPRSAFEATLDLLAGRYPSDEFAELRPRIIWDRHAGTIEGRPGAQRLAVTSGGTIPDRGLFGVYIIGTEVEGSASPGSGDGSEPTASARAAKGGRRVGELDEEMVYESRVGDVFALGATSWKIEDITHDRVLVSPAFGQPGKLPFWKGDSLGRPVDLGRALGAFIRELSAADEAPAMERCQASGLDAFAASNLLQYLREQKEATEIVPSDRTLVVERFHDELGDWRVVLHSPFGMPVHAPWALAVGQRLQQRYGLDGSAMAADDGIVLRVPMMEDEPPGAELFLFDPEELEQIVTAEVGGSALFASRFRECAARALLLPRQNPAKRQPLWQQRQRSAQLLDVARKYPSFPIVLETVRECLQDVYDLPALKDIAASVERRELRIVETTTQQPSPFAKSLLFGYVAQFLYEGDSPLAERRAAALALDSTLLNELLGRVELRELLDAAVIDSTERELQRLAPDRRVRGMEGVADLLRLLGPLSVEEVAERLQGVEPAETMQQPGTLEQHVSADHPDGAEHLEEAPPAAPPGTVTDAGSHLASLQKANRALKVTIGGVERFAAVEDSARLRDAIGVPLPMGVPLAFIEPVNDPLGDLVSRYARTHGPFTASEAASRLGLGVAVVNTALKRLAGDGRVVEGEFRPHAVAEPQPMAEGADRELMTLDAPPSSEWCDAEVLRKLRRRSLAALRAEVEPVDTAAYGRFLPAWQNVTPPGKSRSQALRGLDGIITAVDQLSGVPIPASAWEPLVLASRVADYKPAMLDELMAAGELLWSGAGSLPGNDGWISLHVADSAELTLNPSPEFEPGDAQQRLLEHFSAGGGYFFRQLTDVAGGMDSVLSDDAVVSALWDLVWAGRVTGDTFAPVRAMIAGGKTAHRQVAKAPRARAPRLSRLGRSHGTGLLGSPGLTGGRYGSVSGGIAAAPPSAVGRWSALPAPELDPTIHARGTAELLLDRYGVVTRGSVMAENIIGGFGLMYKVLARLEEAGRCRRGYFIEHLGAAQFAVPATVDRLRSFTEDARISKAEPSALALAATDPANPYGAALPWPALSVDAGSGHRPGRKAGALVVMVDGALVLYVERGGKTLLTFNQDEAVLALAAQALVDVVRRGAVDKLFMEKVNGHDLLETPIAVALAAAGAYSTPKGLRIRA, encoded by the coding sequence ATGCAGGAGCCGCAGGCGTCGGATGGCGCCATCAGCCGTTTCACCCAGGCAACCAGGGAATGGTTCCTCGGCGCTTTTTCCGAGCCCACCCCCGCGCAGGACGGGGCGTGGAACGCGATCTCGTCAGGTTCGCATGCCCTGGTAGTTGCGCCCACTGGTTCCGGCAAAACCCTCGCAGCGTTCCTTTGGGCCTTGGATCGGCTTCATTCCAGCCCGACGGATACCCTTCCGGGTTTGGAGACCGTCCCCGCCAACGGCAAGGGCCGGACCAAAAGACCCAAGACTAAAACACGTGTCCTCTATATATCGCCGCTGAAAGCGCTGGGCGTGGACGTTGAGCGGAACCTCCGGGCGCCGCTGATTGGCATCACCCAGACTGCCAAGCGTTTGGGACTGCCCGCACCGCTTGTCACGGTCGGTGTCCGTTCAGGAGATACGACGGCGGCAGATCGCCGTACGCTGTTGACCAACCCACCGGACATCCTGATCACCACACCCGAGTCCCTGTTCCTCATGCTGACCTCCCGTGCCCGGGAGACGCTCAGCGAAGTGGACACCATCATCATCGACGAAGTGCACGCCGTTGCGGGTACTAAACGCGGGGCGCACCTTGCCGTCTCGCTGGAACGTCTGGATGCCTTGCTTCCCAAGCCGGCGCAGCGCATCGGGCTCTCGGCTACCGTCCAACCGCGCGAGTTGGTGGCGCAGTTCCTGGCGGGCCAGGCTCCGGTCGAAATCGTGGCTCCGCCGTCGAAGAAGAACTGGAACCTCACCGTCACTGTCCCTGTGGAGGACATGTCGGACCTGCAGGGTGCTGCCGGAGCGTTCGATTCCGGCCCGGCGTCCGGCCTACAGCCGCAGGCCTCTATCTGGCCGCATGTGGAGGAACAGATTGTTGATCTGGTCCTGTCCAAGCAATCCACCATTGTGTTTGCCAATTCCCGGCGTCTTTCGGAGCGCCTGACGGCACGGCTCAATGAAATTTACGCCGAACGGCAATTGATGGCAGTGGGCGGCGGAGAGTGGGCAGCACCGGAGGACAGCCCCGGCGCGTCGGGGTCCATAGCTCCGGCATCCACAGTGCCGGCGTCCACCGCCACGCCGGCTCACATGATGGCGCAGGCCGGCAGTACCACCGGTGCCGATCCCGTGTTGGCCCGTGCCCACCACGGCTCGGTGTCCAAAGACCAGCGCGCCATGATCGAGGACGACCTCAAGTCCGGCAGGCTCCGGTGCGTGGTGGCAACCTCATCCCTGGAACTTGGCATCGATATGGGTGCTGTGGACTTGGTCATCCAGGTGGAGTCTCCGCCGTCGGTTGCCAGTGGCCTCCAGCGGGTAGGACGCGCCGGACACCAAGTGGGCGAGATTTCCGAAGGCGTGCTGTTCCCCAAGCACAGGGCGGATCTCCTGCACACAAGCGTCACAGTGGAACGCATGCTCAGTGGACAGATTGAACGGTTGAGCATCCCCACGAATCCTTTGGACATCCTGGCCCAGCAGACGGTCGCGGCAACTGCGCTGGGGAGCATTGACGTCGAAGACTGGTTCAGCACTGTGCGGCGTTCCGCACCCTTCGCCAGCCTGCCGCGCTCCGCGTTCGAGGCCACCCTGGACCTCTTGGCCGGCCGGTACCCCTCCGACGAGTTCGCCGAGCTGCGGCCGCGCATCATCTGGGACCGGCATGCAGGAACCATTGAGGGCAGGCCAGGAGCCCAACGCTTGGCAGTGACCTCCGGTGGCACCATCCCGGACCGGGGACTGTTCGGCGTGTACATCATCGGCACGGAGGTCGAGGGCTCAGCTTCCCCCGGCAGCGGGGACGGGAGTGAACCCACTGCCTCCGCCCGCGCGGCCAAGGGCGGCCGCCGGGTAGGTGAACTCGATGAGGAAATGGTGTACGAATCCCGGGTCGGTGATGTCTTTGCGCTTGGCGCCACCAGTTGGAAGATCGAGGACATCACCCACGACCGCGTCCTGGTCTCCCCGGCCTTCGGCCAACCGGGCAAGCTCCCCTTCTGGAAGGGTGACTCCCTCGGCCGCCCCGTTGACCTCGGCCGGGCGCTCGGCGCTTTCATCCGCGAACTCTCCGCCGCTGACGAGGCTCCCGCCATGGAACGCTGCCAAGCCAGTGGCCTGGACGCCTTCGCGGCAAGCAACCTGCTTCAGTACCTCAGGGAACAAAAGGAAGCTACGGAGATTGTTCCCAGCGACAGAACGCTGGTGGTGGAGCGCTTCCATGACGAGCTGGGCGACTGGCGGGTTGTGCTCCACAGCCCCTTTGGCATGCCCGTCCACGCCCCCTGGGCACTCGCGGTGGGGCAACGTCTGCAGCAACGTTACGGACTGGACGGTTCCGCGATGGCGGCCGACGACGGCATCGTCCTGCGCGTGCCGATGATGGAAGATGAGCCGCCCGGCGCTGAGCTGTTCCTGTTTGACCCGGAGGAACTGGAGCAGATCGTCACTGCAGAAGTGGGCGGCAGTGCATTGTTCGCCTCACGGTTCCGCGAGTGCGCGGCCAGGGCGCTCCTGTTGCCCCGCCAAAACCCGGCCAAACGGCAACCGCTGTGGCAGCAGCGGCAACGCTCAGCCCAATTACTGGACGTCGCCCGGAAGTATCCGTCCTTCCCCATCGTGCTCGAAACGGTGCGTGAATGCTTGCAGGATGTTTACGATCTCCCCGCCTTGAAAGACATTGCAGCCTCCGTGGAGCGCCGTGAACTCAGGATCGTGGAGACCACAACTCAGCAGCCCTCCCCCTTCGCGAAGTCGCTGTTGTTCGGCTATGTGGCCCAATTCCTGTACGAGGGCGATTCCCCCTTGGCAGAACGCCGTGCTGCCGCCCTCGCGTTGGACTCCACTCTCCTCAACGAACTCCTGGGGCGTGTGGAACTGCGCGAGCTCCTGGATGCGGCAGTCATCGACTCCACTGAAAGGGAGCTGCAGCGGCTGGCCCCTGACCGGCGCGTGCGTGGGATGGAGGGCGTGGCTGACCTGCTGCGGTTGTTGGGTCCGCTCAGCGTTGAAGAAGTGGCGGAACGGCTTCAAGGCGTGGAGCCCGCAGAAACAATGCAGCAGCCAGGAACGTTGGAGCAGCATGTCAGCGCAGATCATCCGGACGGCGCCGAACATCTGGAGGAAGCTCCGCCGGCCGCGCCACCGGGCACCGTCACCGACGCCGGATCGCACCTCGCTTCCCTGCAGAAAGCCAACCGTGCGCTCAAGGTGACCATCGGCGGCGTCGAACGCTTCGCTGCGGTGGAGGATTCCGCAAGACTCCGCGACGCAATCGGCGTTCCCCTGCCGATGGGTGTTCCTTTGGCGTTCATTGAGCCGGTCAATGATCCTTTGGGTGACCTCGTCTCCCGGTATGCACGCACGCACGGACCGTTCACGGCGTCGGAAGCAGCCTCAAGGTTGGGACTCGGTGTAGCGGTGGTCAACACGGCCCTGAAACGCCTGGCCGGGGACGGCCGTGTGGTGGAGGGAGAGTTCCGTCCACACGCTGTGGCCGAACCCCAGCCCATGGCGGAAGGGGCAGATCGCGAGCTCATGACCCTGGACGCCCCGCCGTCCAGCGAGTGGTGCGATGCCGAAGTTCTGCGCAAGCTGCGCCGCCGTTCCCTTGCTGCCCTCCGCGCCGAAGTGGAGCCCGTTGACACCGCCGCTTACGGGCGGTTCCTGCCGGCTTGGCAAAACGTCACCCCACCGGGCAAGTCGCGGAGCCAGGCGTTGCGCGGACTGGACGGCATCATCACGGCCGTGGACCAGCTGTCCGGCGTACCAATCCCCGCCTCAGCCTGGGAGCCTTTGGTGCTGGCGAGCCGGGTGGCGGACTACAAACCGGCCATGCTCGACGAACTGATGGCCGCGGGCGAGCTCCTGTGGTCCGGTGCCGGTTCGCTCCCGGGAAACGACGGCTGGATCAGCCTCCACGTGGCCGATTCCGCCGAGCTGACCCTCAACCCCTCCCCCGAGTTCGAACCCGGCGACGCACAACAGCGGCTCCTGGAGCACTTCAGCGCAGGCGGAGGCTACTTCTTCCGGCAACTCACTGACGTGGCGGGCGGCATGGATTCGGTGTTGAGTGACGACGCCGTGGTCTCTGCGCTGTGGGACCTGGTCTGGGCCGGCAGGGTGACAGGAGATACCTTCGCTCCCGTGCGTGCCATGATCGCCGGCGGCAAAACCGCCCACCGGCAGGTGGCCAAGGCCCCGAGGGCGCGGGCTCCCCGCCTCAGCAGGCTGGGGCGCTCGCACGGGACCGGCCTGCTGGGCTCGCCCGGGCTTACCGGCGGTCGTTACGGCTCGGTATCAGGCGGAATTGCTGCTGCACCGCCGTCTGCTGTGGGCCGATGGTCGGCCCTGCCTGCCCCGGAATTGGATCCCACCATCCATGCCCGCGGCACGGCCGAACTGCTGTTGGACAGGTACGGCGTGGTGACCCGCGGTTCAGTCATGGCGGAGAACATCATTGGCGGCTTCGGGCTCATGTACAAAGTGCTTGCCCGGTTGGAGGAGGCAGGCCGGTGCCGCCGCGGCTACTTCATCGAGCATTTGGGTGCCGCCCAGTTCGCAGTCCCGGCAACGGTGGACCGGCTGAGGTCCTTCACAGAGGATGCCCGCATTTCCAAGGCAGAACCGTCGGCTTTGGCCTTGGCCGCAACGGATCCTGCCAATCCGTACGGCGCGGCCCTTCCCTGGCCTGCTTTGTCAGTCGACGCCGGGTCCGGGCACCGTCCCGGTCGGAAGGCCGGAGCGTTGGTGGTGATGGTCGACGGCGCGTTGGTCCTTTACGTGGAACGCGGCGGCAAGACGCTGCTCACGTTCAACCAAGACGAAGCCGTGCTGGCTCTTGCGGCCCAGGCTTTGGTGGATGTGGTGCGCCGCGGCGCCGTAGACAAGCTCTTCATGGAGAAGGTCAACGGCCACGACCTCCTCGAAACCCCCATTGCCGTTGCCCTGGCAGCAGCCGGCGCCTACTCCACTCCGAAGGGACTCCGGATCCGTGCCTGA
- a CDS encoding serine/threonine-protein kinase, with protein sequence MQLAQTGQALGASYRFGERVGSGAVGEVWTVTSTDGRTLAAKVLRPEHADDPSLVERFVRERSVLLGLQDSSIVTVRDMVVEGERLAIVMDYIAGGSLRDVVKDAGPMPSEEAVKVAAEIFDALAFAHSRGVTHRDIKPDNVLLARPWSECESGDVRVSDFGISDVVGEKIRQTTGLIGTPQYMPPELISQGRSGPAGDVYSTGVLLYELLAGRTPFAGPGTDFSVAYRHVSSRPPRIPVDDALWSVLDRLLSKDPNQRPTAAEAASTLRRLAPGLAGKPALLRGTAPEEFDDVERPATVVRGAFTDDELAAFAAVPPSGVDAVAPDLGQAGSATIARPMPRREVRHQAEERAEEKDSTPFWRTRKALLLAAGAVFLIVAMVVGFILLSPATQQAAPTPPGQQLSAQLQDPALPTGLAISRSATYEPSSGQVRLTVSYSAQKAPLSGEFLEVIPGLADGDACPAVTWDGGAVSRNQASITGLDVECGWKVSGMEIAAGGSVQLTAKVPVQPADQKAIDAWLRSGSAATTAATQNPAVKGTAYPVQRLKGVEVRTPARVVTPSPLKITLVPVWAGGADELNPLYVSPASGKPSQMLDAVTGGEKGVRFADGCGGALAVDSSGLTVTALQITPQCTVRASVGNFTELKSAPFGITSRENSGE encoded by the coding sequence ATGCAATTGGCACAAACGGGTCAGGCGTTGGGCGCGTCCTACCGCTTTGGGGAGCGGGTGGGCTCAGGGGCTGTGGGCGAAGTCTGGACCGTCACGTCCACAGACGGCCGCACCCTGGCGGCCAAAGTCCTGCGCCCGGAGCATGCCGATGACCCCTCCTTGGTAGAGCGGTTCGTCCGCGAGCGCTCCGTGCTGCTTGGTCTGCAGGATTCAAGCATCGTCACGGTACGGGACATGGTGGTTGAGGGTGAACGGCTGGCCATCGTCATGGACTACATCGCGGGCGGCTCGCTGCGCGACGTCGTCAAGGACGCAGGCCCGATGCCCTCCGAAGAAGCAGTGAAAGTTGCCGCCGAAATCTTCGATGCCCTCGCGTTCGCCCACTCGCGGGGCGTGACGCACCGTGACATCAAGCCGGACAATGTGCTCCTGGCCCGCCCGTGGTCCGAGTGTGAAAGCGGCGACGTGCGTGTGTCCGACTTTGGCATTTCCGACGTCGTGGGCGAGAAAATCCGCCAGACGACAGGCCTGATCGGCACTCCGCAGTACATGCCTCCCGAACTCATCAGCCAAGGCCGGTCCGGGCCCGCCGGAGATGTCTATTCCACGGGAGTCCTGCTCTACGAACTCCTTGCCGGCCGCACGCCGTTCGCGGGTCCGGGGACGGACTTCAGCGTTGCTTACCGCCATGTCTCTTCGCGACCGCCCCGTATTCCGGTGGATGATGCTTTGTGGAGCGTCCTGGATCGGCTGTTGTCCAAAGACCCCAACCAACGACCAACGGCCGCTGAGGCTGCGTCGACCCTCCGACGCCTGGCGCCCGGTCTTGCGGGCAAGCCCGCTCTCCTCCGGGGGACAGCGCCCGAAGAGTTCGACGACGTCGAACGTCCCGCTACCGTCGTCCGCGGCGCCTTTACCGATGACGAACTCGCAGCCTTTGCAGCGGTCCCACCTTCCGGCGTCGATGCTGTGGCTCCGGACCTGGGGCAGGCCGGCAGCGCTACCATTGCACGCCCCATGCCGCGCCGCGAGGTCCGTCACCAAGCGGAGGAAAGGGCAGAGGAAAAAGACTCGACCCCGTTTTGGCGGACACGCAAAGCGCTGCTTCTGGCCGCTGGCGCTGTTTTCCTGATCGTGGCCATGGTGGTGGGTTTTATCCTCCTGTCCCCCGCCACCCAGCAGGCAGCACCCACGCCTCCCGGACAACAGCTGTCAGCGCAACTGCAGGACCCTGCCCTGCCGACAGGCCTCGCCATTTCGCGGAGTGCAACGTACGAGCCTTCGTCCGGCCAGGTTCGATTGACGGTGTCCTACTCGGCTCAGAAAGCGCCGTTGTCCGGTGAATTCCTTGAGGTCATCCCCGGACTTGCCGATGGCGATGCCTGCCCGGCTGTGACGTGGGATGGTGGCGCTGTGAGCCGTAACCAGGCTTCCATCACCGGCCTTGACGTTGAGTGCGGCTGGAAGGTGTCCGGGATGGAGATTGCCGCCGGCGGATCTGTACAACTGACCGCCAAGGTACCTGTGCAGCCCGCGGACCAGAAAGCAATCGATGCCTGGCTCCGCAGCGGATCGGCCGCAACCACGGCCGCCACGCAGAACCCTGCCGTCAAAGGCACCGCGTACCCGGTACAACGCCTCAAGGGTGTGGAGGTCCGCACCCCTGCCCGCGTTGTCACGCCCAGTCCCCTGAAAATCACGCTGGTTCCAGTGTGGGCAGGCGGCGCCGATGAACTCAATCCCCTCTACGTCAGCCCGGCCTCGGGTAAGCCATCGCAGATGCTCGACGCAGTCACCGGCGGTGAAAAGGGAGTGCGGTTCGCCGACGGTTGTGGCGGGGCGTTGGCAGTGGACAGCTCAGGACTCACCGTCACTGCTCTGCAGATCACGCCGCAATGCACGGTCCGGGCCAGCGTGGGAAACTTCACCGAGCTCAAGTCAGCCCCCTTCGGCATCACGTCCCGGGAGAACTCGGGCGAGTAG
- a CDS encoding YcnI family copper-binding membrane protein, giving the protein MNKSALRRTLSATAVAGGTAALMMAGLAGASAHVSADPNKTAANSYALVTFGIPHGCDTSGTTKVAISLPEELNDAQPTVNPNWTVEKVTETLAEPKKLDDGTSITKRTSQIVYTAKAPLDPHLRDALVLSVKLPDAAGKTLYFPTLQTCEQGQTDWSEIAKEGQDPHDLKAPAPSVTVTPAVAEGDHHAATAVSTEQASAVTSDDGSQARSWAGLIAGIAGLGLGGAAFFRSRAAKPAAVKADSSK; this is encoded by the coding sequence ATGAACAAGTCCGCCCTCCGTCGCACCCTTTCCGCTACCGCCGTCGCCGGTGGAACCGCCGCCCTGATGATGGCAGGTCTGGCCGGAGCCTCTGCCCACGTTTCTGCCGACCCGAACAAGACCGCTGCCAACTCGTACGCTTTGGTCACCTTCGGCATCCCCCACGGTTGCGACACGTCCGGCACCACAAAAGTTGCCATTTCACTCCCCGAAGAGCTGAATGACGCACAGCCGACCGTCAACCCGAACTGGACCGTGGAGAAGGTCACGGAGACCCTGGCCGAGCCCAAGAAGCTGGATGACGGCACCTCCATCACCAAGCGCACAAGCCAGATTGTGTACACGGCCAAGGCCCCGCTTGACCCTCACCTGCGTGACGCGTTGGTCCTGTCCGTCAAGCTGCCGGATGCAGCCGGCAAGACCCTCTACTTCCCCACGCTGCAGACCTGCGAGCAGGGCCAGACCGATTGGTCCGAGATCGCCAAGGAGGGCCAGGACCCCCACGATCTCAAGGCTCCGGCGCCGTCGGTCACCGTCACGCCCGCAGTTGCGGAAGGTGACCACCACGCTGCAACCGCCGTCTCCACAGAGCAGGCCTCGGCAGTGACCTCCGACGACGGCTCGCAGGCACGAAGCTGGGCCGGTCTGATCGCCGGCATCGCTGGTTTGGGCCTGGGCGGTGCTGCGTTCTTCCGCAGCCGCGCTGCCAAACCCGCAGCGGTCAAGGCTGATTCCTCCAAGTAG
- a CDS encoding SRPBCC family protein codes for MAGTTKRTSRSTDYEFVTVWRVAGTRQEVLDILGDARTLRQWWPSVYLTVTPVADGQPDGVGAAFDLHTKGWLPYTLRWRLTVTEPVSLDGFALTAAGDLNGTGRWTFETDGPEVVITYDWRVSAAKPLLRRLSWLLKPAFSANHHWAMARGEQSLKLELRRRRSTSAAKVPQPPQATFVRRARG; via the coding sequence ATGGCCGGGACCACCAAAAGAACCAGCAGAAGCACTGACTACGAGTTCGTCACCGTGTGGCGTGTAGCGGGAACCCGCCAGGAAGTCTTGGACATCCTCGGTGACGCCCGGACTCTCAGGCAATGGTGGCCGTCTGTCTATCTCACGGTCACTCCCGTGGCCGACGGCCAACCCGACGGCGTTGGCGCCGCCTTCGACCTTCACACCAAGGGCTGGCTTCCGTATACCCTGCGTTGGCGTCTGACCGTCACAGAGCCCGTGAGCCTCGACGGCTTCGCCCTCACCGCCGCTGGCGATCTTAATGGAACAGGTCGGTGGACTTTTGAAACCGACGGCCCGGAAGTGGTCATCACCTACGATTGGCGGGTCAGCGCAGCCAAACCACTGCTCCGACGCCTGAGCTGGCTCCTCAAACCCGCATTCTCGGCCAACCATCACTGGGCCATGGCGCGCGGCGAGCAGAGCCTCAAACTGGAGCTCCGCCGTCGTCGTTCCACTTCCGCAGCGAAAGTGCCTCAGCCCCCACAAGCAACCTTCGTCCGGCGGGCGAGGGGTTAG
- a CDS encoding DNA-formamidopyrimidine glycosylase family protein, whose product MPEGDSIWRAASRLNEALAGQTITASDFRVPRFATLNLAGWTMTEVVPRGKHLLMRLTGPVDEAPGASKRPRALTIHSHLKMEGNWMIYPPGGRWTKPGHTARCVLRTATADAVGFSLGILEVVPTAEEGKIVGHLGPDLLGPDWNEEEALRRLRAEPDVTVGFALLDQRKLAGIGNIYRCEACYLSGIHPALPVGEVPDLATTVNDAKRLLGENLGPGRRTTLGPRALRPGYWVYGRERQPCRRCGATVRRGLLAGPDGTEERDIYFCPRCQPAP is encoded by the coding sequence GTGCCTGAGGGTGATTCCATTTGGCGCGCTGCGTCGCGGCTGAACGAGGCCTTGGCCGGACAAACCATCACGGCCTCCGACTTCCGTGTGCCACGCTTCGCCACCCTGAACCTCGCAGGCTGGACCATGACCGAGGTGGTCCCCCGGGGCAAACACCTCTTGATGCGCCTCACCGGCCCAGTGGACGAGGCACCCGGCGCCAGCAAAAGGCCGCGTGCCCTGACCATCCACTCCCACCTGAAAATGGAGGGGAACTGGATGATCTATCCGCCGGGTGGTCGATGGACCAAGCCCGGCCATACGGCACGGTGTGTGCTCCGCACAGCCACGGCTGACGCAGTGGGGTTCTCACTGGGCATCCTGGAAGTGGTGCCCACCGCCGAGGAAGGCAAGATAGTTGGACACCTGGGACCGGACCTGCTCGGCCCCGATTGGAACGAGGAAGAAGCTCTGCGGAGGCTGCGGGCCGAGCCGGACGTCACCGTGGGTTTCGCGCTGTTGGACCAGCGGAAGCTTGCCGGCATTGGCAACATCTACCGCTGCGAAGCCTGCTACCTCTCCGGCATCCACCCCGCCCTCCCTGTGGGAGAGGTTCCGGACCTCGCCACGACGGTGAACGACGCCAAGCGGCTCCTCGGCGAAAACCTTGGCCCAGGCCGCCGGACCACTCTGGGCCCACGCGCCTTGAGGCCCGGGTATTGGGTTTACGGCAGGGAACGCCAACCGTGCAGGCGCTGTGGCGCCACGGTTCGGCGTGGCCTGTTGGCCGGCCCGGATGGAACCGAGGAACGGGACATCTACTTCTGCCCGAGGTGCCAGCCGGCTCCGTAA